One region of Termitidicoccus mucosus genomic DNA includes:
- a CDS encoding TorF family putative porin, translating to MKITRITGSLVMGALASLALGAQQEIQPEQTAARWTGSAEIRYAGKHLFRGVQQSRQSLQAAVGYEPVGNGFYAGGWFNQPFHDDYNNELDLFGGYRHRLYGIQFDGGLVAYLYPEAENEETGYSYELTLGASREVLPGWTVSGRAYYDMRLETRTFEVATGYSLPFKLDRYLATADFSAHLGNSHSDNFLPDLPGPNVKDEWTYHGAAASVTVRFSKLLSATGGLQYGRAHGQMAGRDATNKLWGFVGAGLHW from the coding sequence ATGAAAATTACAAGAATCACAGGGTCGCTCGTCATGGGCGCCCTCGCTTCCCTCGCGCTCGGCGCGCAGCAGGAGATCCAGCCGGAGCAGACCGCCGCCAGGTGGACCGGCTCCGCCGAAATCCGCTACGCCGGCAAACACCTGTTTCGCGGCGTCCAGCAATCCCGCCAATCCTTGCAGGCCGCCGTCGGCTACGAACCCGTAGGCAACGGCTTCTACGCCGGCGGCTGGTTCAACCAGCCCTTCCACGACGACTACAACAACGAACTCGATCTCTTCGGCGGCTACCGCCACCGCCTTTACGGCATCCAGTTCGACGGCGGCCTGGTCGCCTACCTCTACCCGGAGGCTGAAAACGAGGAAACCGGCTACTCCTACGAACTCACCCTCGGCGCGAGCCGCGAAGTGTTGCCCGGCTGGACCGTTTCCGGTCGCGCTTATTACGACATGCGGCTTGAGACCCGCACCTTCGAGGTTGCGACCGGATACAGCCTGCCCTTCAAGCTGGACCGTTATCTGGCGACGGCGGATTTCAGCGCGCACCTCGGCAATTCCCACTCGGACAATTTCCTGCCCGACCTTCCCGGTCCGAATGTGAAGGACGAGTGGACCTACCATGGCGCCGCCGCCAGCGTCACCGTCCGTTTCAGCAAGCTGCTTTCCGCCACCGGCGGCCTCCAATACGGCCGGGCCCACGGCCAGATGGCCGGCCGCGACGCCACCAACAAACTCTGGGGCTTCGTCGGCGCCGGCCTGCACTGGTGA
- a CDS encoding trypsin-like peptidase domain-containing protein — translation MRCAVLCLFVPALLPTLPPRLSADASNEPAPPAAIATPQVPPNVLFRPTFLTPDFPLSAGTAFRLRDPRTNLHYLVTSHSLLGPAGGLDAQMKPMDISRLVMALAGVSCTDPRVVVLARPYVFIEDARPSDQRGSERDLALFALPPEAGLQPALQLDPAPALAGDRVWILLKYAGTQVTGIEPGHIVSAAPNELRYLCENDKADLSGAAGAPVLSAQGRVVGMHLGTLKVKSGRVYGYACPAGAIQQVLDPAWTPAPAPAVFAR, via the coding sequence ATGCGTTGCGCCGTCCTGTGCTTGTTTGTCCCCGCTTTGCTGCCGACCCTGCCGCCGCGGCTCTCCGCGGACGCATCAAACGAACCCGCGCCACCGGCCGCAATCGCGACACCCCAGGTGCCGCCCAACGTGCTTTTCCGCCCCACCTTTCTCACCCCCGATTTCCCGCTCAGCGCGGGCACCGCGTTCCGCCTGCGCGACCCGCGGACCAATCTCCACTATCTGGTGACGAGCCATTCGCTGCTTGGCCCGGCCGGCGGGCTCGATGCGCAGATGAAGCCCATGGACATCTCCCGCCTCGTCATGGCGCTGGCCGGCGTGTCCTGCACCGATCCCCGCGTGGTGGTGCTGGCCCGGCCCTACGTGTTCATCGAGGATGCGCGGCCCTCCGACCAGCGGGGCTCGGAGCGCGACCTCGCGCTGTTTGCGCTGCCGCCCGAGGCGGGGCTGCAACCGGCCTTGCAACTGGACCCCGCGCCGGCGCTGGCCGGGGACCGGGTGTGGATACTGCTCAAATACGCCGGCACGCAAGTCACCGGGATCGAGCCCGGCCACATCGTGTCGGCGGCGCCCAACGAGCTTCGCTATCTGTGCGAGAACGACAAGGCGGACCTGAGCGGAGCGGCGGGCGCCCCGGTATTGTCGGCGCAGGGCCGCGTGGTGGGGATGCACCTGGGCACGCTCAAGGTCAAATCGGGCCGGGTGTACGGTTATGCCTGTCCGGCGGGGGCGATCCAGCAGGTGCTCGACCCGGCGTGGACGCCCGCGCCCGCCCCGGCGGTCTTCGCGCGCTGA
- the rpsL gene encoding 30S ribosomal protein S12 gives MPTINQLVRKGRRIIRTKSKSPALSGNPFRRGVCVQVMTRTPKKPNSAIRKVAKVRLTNGNEVISYIPDEGHNLQEHSIVLVRGGRVKDLPGVRYHIVRGTLDATGVEKRRRSRSKYGVKRPKAAK, from the coding sequence ATGCCGACCATCAACCAACTCGTGCGCAAAGGGCGCCGCATCATCCGCACCAAGTCCAAGTCACCGGCCTTGAGCGGCAATCCTTTCCGTCGCGGCGTCTGCGTGCAGGTCATGACCCGCACGCCCAAGAAGCCGAACTCCGCCATCCGCAAGGTGGCGAAGGTCCGCCTGACCAACGGCAACGAAGTCATCTCCTACATCCCCGACGAGGGGCACAACCTCCAGGAGCACTCCATCGTGCTCGTGCGCGGCGGCCGTGTGAAAGACCTTCCCGGCGTGCGCTATCACATTGTGCGCGGCACGCTCGACGCCACGGGCGTCGAAAAACGCCGCCGCAGCCGCTCCAAATACGGCGTCAAGCGCCCGAAGGCCGCCAAGTAA
- the rpsG gene encoding 30S ribosomal protein S7, whose translation MSRRHRATKRQVVSDIRYNSPLVAHLVNVIMKSGKKNLAQRIVYGAFEKVSAKLEKGDPVDLLIGALENARPRLEVKSRRVGGATYQVPVEISYERQESLALRWIAAAAASRKGTPMKDALASEIVDAYNNTGSVVKKKEDTHKMAQANRAFAHLRW comes from the coding sequence ATGTCACGCCGTCACAGAGCCACGAAACGCCAAGTCGTTTCTGACATCCGCTACAACAGCCCCCTCGTTGCCCATCTGGTCAACGTCATCATGAAGAGCGGCAAGAAGAACCTCGCCCAGCGCATCGTTTACGGCGCGTTCGAGAAAGTCTCGGCCAAGCTCGAGAAGGGCGACCCGGTTGACCTGCTCATCGGTGCGCTTGAGAACGCCCGACCCCGCCTTGAGGTCAAGAGCCGCCGCGTCGGTGGCGCGACCTACCAGGTGCCGGTTGAAATTTCCTACGAACGCCAGGAAAGCCTCGCCCTCCGCTGGATCGCCGCCGCGGCCGCCTCGCGCAAGGGCACCCCGATGAAGGACGCGCTCGCGAGTGAAATCGTGGACGCCTACAACAACACCGGCTCTGTCGTCAAAAAGAAGGAAGACACACACAAGATGGCCCAGGCCAACCGCGCCTTCGCCCACCTCCGCTGGTAA
- the fusA gene encoding elongation factor G has translation MSSSIENSTKIIVVTEKSKTSPVNAKDRGAPLEWTRNIGIAAHIDAGKTTTSERILFYSGSIHKIGEVHEGTAVTDWMEQERERGITITAAAISCAWDASWGPWKGIRTHINVIDTPGHVDFTAEVERSMRVLDGAVAVFCAVAGVQPQSETVWRQANKYGVPRVAFVNKMDRVGADFFRAVREMREKLGANAHPLFLPIGKEESFSGVIDLVQNVAYHFEDDGGKDDPLGLHPTTHEIPDELKEQAREYREKLIEAVSDFDDVVAEKYLGGEEITVDELMLGVRKATISLKFVGTIPGSALKNKGVQRLLDCVVNYLPNPLEVATIKGQDSDGKEVSVVVDDNAKVAGLAFKLWTDPFVGRLVFFRVYTGALRKGTSLYNPRTRRSERVSRLVRMRANDREEIDVAYSGDICALVGVKEVITGDTLCNEDYDVRLEPPSFPEPVISMSVEPNSKGDQEKMGIALQRLVAEDPTLKVKTDSDTGQTILSGMGELHLDIIVDRMKREFKVEATVGKPQIAYRETILAPAEGEGKFIRQSGGKGQYGHCVIKIEPNEKGKGIEVINEIVGGVIPKEFIKPTTDGIMEACNNGVVAGYPVVDVIARIVDGSFHEVDSSELAFKMAGIFGFKEAMKKASPILLEPIMAVEVTTPEDYQGDLMGDINRRRGTIQGIENKNNAAIVNANVPLEMLFGYVTDIRSLSKGRASASITPSHFEQVPNSILQKIVETASKAPART, from the coding sequence ATGTCCTCCTCCATCGAAAATTCCACCAAGATCATTGTTGTCACGGAGAAGTCCAAGACCTCCCCGGTCAACGCCAAGGACCGTGGCGCGCCCCTCGAATGGACGCGCAACATCGGCATCGCCGCGCACATCGACGCCGGCAAGACCACCACTTCCGAGCGCATTCTTTTCTATTCCGGCTCCATTCACAAAATCGGCGAAGTGCATGAAGGCACCGCCGTCACCGACTGGATGGAGCAGGAGCGCGAGCGCGGCATCACCATCACCGCCGCCGCCATCTCCTGCGCCTGGGATGCCTCCTGGGGCCCGTGGAAGGGCATTCGCACGCACATCAACGTCATCGACACCCCCGGCCACGTGGATTTCACCGCCGAGGTGGAGCGCTCCATGCGCGTGCTCGACGGCGCCGTCGCCGTCTTCTGCGCCGTCGCCGGCGTGCAGCCGCAGTCCGAGACCGTCTGGCGCCAGGCCAACAAATACGGCGTGCCCCGCGTCGCCTTCGTCAACAAGATGGACCGCGTCGGCGCCGACTTCTTCCGCGCCGTGCGCGAAATGCGCGAGAAGCTCGGAGCAAATGCCCACCCGCTTTTCCTGCCCATCGGCAAGGAAGAGAGCTTTTCCGGTGTGATCGACCTGGTTCAGAACGTCGCCTACCACTTCGAGGACGATGGCGGCAAGGACGATCCGCTCGGCCTGCATCCGACCACGCACGAAATCCCCGACGAGTTGAAGGAACAGGCCCGCGAATACCGCGAAAAACTCATCGAGGCCGTGTCAGACTTCGACGACGTGGTCGCTGAGAAATACCTCGGCGGCGAGGAAATTACCGTGGACGAGCTGATGCTCGGCGTCCGCAAGGCCACCATTTCCCTGAAATTCGTCGGCACCATTCCCGGCTCCGCCCTGAAGAACAAAGGCGTGCAGCGCCTGCTCGACTGCGTGGTCAACTACCTGCCCAACCCGCTCGAAGTCGCCACCATCAAGGGCCAGGACAGCGACGGCAAGGAAGTCTCCGTCGTCGTGGACGACAATGCCAAGGTCGCCGGCCTCGCCTTCAAGCTCTGGACCGACCCCTTCGTCGGCCGCCTCGTCTTCTTCCGTGTCTATACCGGCGCGCTCCGCAAAGGCACCTCGCTTTACAATCCCCGCACCCGCCGCTCCGAGCGCGTCTCCCGCCTCGTCCGCATGCGCGCCAACGACCGCGAGGAAATCGACGTGGCCTATTCCGGCGACATCTGCGCGCTGGTCGGCGTCAAGGAAGTCATCACCGGCGACACGCTTTGCAACGAGGACTACGACGTGCGCCTCGAGCCGCCGTCCTTCCCCGAGCCCGTCATCTCCATGTCCGTCGAGCCGAACTCGAAGGGCGACCAGGAGAAAATGGGCATCGCGCTCCAGCGTCTCGTCGCGGAAGACCCGACCCTCAAGGTCAAGACTGACTCCGACACCGGCCAGACCATCCTTTCCGGCATGGGCGAGCTTCACCTCGACATCATCGTCGATCGCATGAAGCGCGAATTCAAGGTCGAGGCCACGGTCGGCAAGCCACAAATCGCCTATCGCGAAACCATCCTCGCTCCCGCCGAGGGCGAGGGCAAATTCATCCGCCAGTCCGGCGGCAAGGGCCAATACGGCCATTGCGTGATCAAGATCGAGCCCAATGAAAAAGGCAAGGGCATCGAGGTCATCAACGAAATCGTCGGCGGCGTCATCCCGAAGGAATTCATCAAGCCCACCACCGACGGCATCATGGAAGCCTGCAACAACGGCGTCGTCGCCGGCTACCCCGTCGTGGATGTCATCGCCCGCATCGTGGACGGCTCGTTCCACGAAGTGGACTCTTCGGAACTCGCCTTCAAGATGGCCGGCATCTTCGGCTTCAAGGAAGCCATGAAGAAGGCCAGCCCCATCCTCCTCGAACCCATCATGGCCGTGGAAGTCACCACGCCCGAGGATTACCAAGGCGACCTCATGGGCGACATCAACCGCCGCCGCGGCACCATCCAGGGCATCGAGAACAAGAACAACGCCGCCATCGTCAACGCGAACGTCCCCCTCGAAATGCTCTTCGGCTATGTCACCGACATCCGCTCGCTCTCGAAGGGACGCGCCAGCGCCTCCATCACCCCCTCGCACTTCGAGCAGGTTCCGAACTCGATTCTCCAGAAGATCGTCGAGACCGCCTCCAAGGCGCCCGCCCGCACCTAA
- the rpsJ gene encoding 30S ribosomal protein S10 → MKGQRIRIKLQGFDYRVIDQSALEIVETAKRSGARVSGPIPLPTRIEKLSVNRSPHVDKKSMEQFESRTHKRLIDIIEPTAQTVDELKKLNLPSGVDITINV, encoded by the coding sequence ATGAAAGGCCAACGCATTCGCATCAAACTCCAGGGCTTCGATTACCGTGTGATCGACCAGTCGGCCCTCGAAATCGTCGAGACCGCCAAGCGCTCCGGCGCCCGCGTCTCCGGTCCGATTCCGCTCCCGACCCGCATCGAGAAACTCTCGGTCAACCGCTCGCCGCACGTGGACAAAAAATCCATGGAGCAGTTCGAGTCCCGCACGCACAAGCGCCTCATCGACATCATCGAGCCCACCGCGCAAACCGTGGACGAGCTCAAGAAACTCAACCTTCCCTCCGGCGTCGATATCACCATCAACGTCTGA
- the rplC gene encoding 50S ribosomal protein L3 yields the protein MTSTLLGKKLGMTQVYDAQNVLIPVTVVEAGPCPVVQVKTVETDGYNAVQIGFSTKKAKNTPKAEQNHAKKAGLDETPRVLSEIRLDEAPALKVGDVLTVETFKEGETIDVIGITKGKGFQGVQFRFKTAGGPAAHGSMFHRRIGSVGMRQTPGRVWKNQKMPGHMGGVRRTVQNLSVVKILPEKNLLLVKGAIPGANGDDVIVRTATKGQPKQA from the coding sequence ATGACATCTACGCTCCTAGGCAAAAAACTCGGAATGACGCAGGTCTACGACGCCCAAAACGTCCTGATCCCCGTCACCGTCGTGGAAGCCGGCCCCTGCCCGGTTGTCCAAGTCAAGACAGTCGAGACCGACGGCTACAACGCCGTCCAAATCGGCTTCTCCACGAAAAAGGCCAAGAACACGCCCAAGGCCGAACAAAACCACGCGAAGAAGGCCGGACTCGACGAGACGCCCCGCGTGCTCAGCGAAATCCGCCTCGACGAGGCCCCCGCGCTCAAAGTCGGCGACGTCCTCACCGTCGAAACCTTCAAGGAAGGCGAGACCATCGACGTCATCGGCATCACCAAGGGCAAAGGCTTCCAAGGCGTCCAGTTCCGCTTCAAGACCGCCGGCGGTCCCGCCGCGCACGGCTCCATGTTCCACCGCCGCATCGGCTCGGTCGGCATGCGCCAGACCCCCGGCCGCGTGTGGAAGAACCAGAAGATGCCCGGTCACATGGGCGGCGTCCGCCGCACCGTGCAAAACCTCAGCGTCGTGAAAATTCTGCCCGAGAAGAACCTTCTTCTCGTGAAAGGCGCCATCCCCGGCGCGAACGGAGACGACGTCATCGTCCGCACCGCCACCAAGGGCCAGCCCAAGCAAGCCTAA
- the rplD gene encoding 50S ribosomal protein L4, whose amino-acid sequence MKLKVFTSDGNTSREQEFDGIPVFEDDKGLQAVKEVIVAINANNRLGTHSTKTRGEVAGSNKKPFRQKGTGRARAGERRSPIWTGGGVVFGPKPRDYSKKINAKVKALAFSRALFDRASAGEIDVIEKFDAPAAKTKAINQVIGRIAPKGKVLVVDSTFTLETARAARNIARVAMQEASKLNTLDLAKYGKIIVSTAALEQIIARAKGGNQ is encoded by the coding sequence ATGAAACTCAAAGTTTTCACATCCGACGGCAACACCTCGCGCGAGCAGGAATTTGACGGCATCCCTGTCTTTGAAGACGACAAAGGTCTTCAAGCGGTCAAGGAAGTCATCGTTGCCATCAATGCCAACAACCGTCTCGGCACGCACTCCACCAAGACCCGCGGCGAGGTCGCCGGAAGCAACAAGAAACCCTTCCGCCAGAAAGGCACCGGCCGCGCCCGCGCCGGCGAGCGCCGCTCCCCCATCTGGACCGGCGGCGGCGTCGTCTTCGGCCCGAAGCCCCGCGATTATTCCAAGAAAATCAACGCCAAGGTCAAAGCCCTTGCCTTCAGCCGCGCCCTCTTCGACCGCGCCAGCGCCGGCGAGATCGACGTCATCGAGAAATTCGACGCGCCCGCCGCCAAGACCAAGGCCATCAACCAGGTCATCGGACGCATCGCCCCCAAGGGCAAAGTGCTCGTCGTCGATTCCACCTTCACTCTCGAGACCGCCCGCGCCGCGCGCAACATCGCCCGCGTCGCCATGCAGGAAGCCTCGAAACTCAACACCCTCGACCTCGCCAAATACGGCAAAATCATCGTATCCACGGCGGCCCTCGAGCAAATCATCGCCCGTGCAAAGGGAGGCAATCAATGA
- the rplW gene encoding 50S ribosomal protein L23 → MNSAHILKHVRLTEKSNKLSSDYGQYTFQVHTDATKHSIADAVEKAFKVTVTRVNIQNYRGKNKRSRTGRPSVTSDYKKAIVTLKKGDKIELL, encoded by the coding sequence ATGAACTCTGCCCACATCCTCAAACACGTCCGCCTCACGGAAAAGTCCAACAAACTCTCGTCGGACTACGGACAATACACCTTCCAGGTTCACACCGACGCGACCAAGCACTCGATTGCCGACGCCGTTGAGAAAGCCTTCAAGGTCACCGTCACCCGCGTGAACATCCAGAACTACCGCGGCAAAAACAAACGCAGCCGCACCGGACGCCCCAGCGTCACCTCCGACTACAAGAAGGCGATCGTCACCCTCAAGAAGGGCGACAAGATCGAACTCCTCTAA
- the rplB gene encoding 50S ribosomal protein L2: MALKHSRPLTPSQRFTTKNSQPELAKKRPERALTTSKKRTGGRNCYGRITSRRRGGGHKKLYRVIDFRRALLDVPATVLAIEYDPNRSANIALVQYDNGDKSYIIAPQGLAVGAKIVASQKATLNDFVVGNNFPLEIIPPATKLHCVELLPGRGAQLARGAGAAIELVAIDGGFAQIKLPSGEIRLVNPKCRATIGEVGNLEHNQRSLGKAGRSRWLGKRPRVRGMAMNPVDHPNGGGQGKSKGGGGRQHLMSPWGQLAKGFPTRRRAKPSNSLILTRHNGRPPRGKK, from the coding sequence ATGGCACTCAAACATTCTCGTCCTCTGACGCCGTCCCAGCGGTTCACCACCAAGAACAGCCAGCCGGAACTCGCCAAGAAACGCCCCGAGCGCGCCCTCACCACGTCCAAGAAACGGACTGGCGGACGCAACTGCTACGGACGCATCACCTCCCGCCGTCGCGGCGGCGGGCACAAAAAGCTCTACCGCGTCATCGACTTCCGCCGCGCCCTCCTCGACGTGCCCGCCACCGTGCTCGCCATCGAGTATGATCCGAACCGCTCGGCCAACATCGCCCTCGTCCAGTATGACAACGGCGACAAAAGCTACATCATCGCCCCCCAAGGCCTCGCGGTCGGCGCCAAGATCGTCGCCTCGCAAAAAGCCACGCTGAACGACTTCGTGGTCGGCAACAACTTCCCGCTCGAAATCATCCCGCCCGCGACCAAGCTCCACTGCGTGGAACTCCTCCCCGGACGCGGAGCCCAGCTCGCCCGCGGGGCCGGAGCGGCGATCGAACTCGTCGCCATCGACGGCGGCTTCGCCCAGATCAAGCTCCCCTCCGGCGAAATCCGCCTCGTGAACCCGAAGTGCCGCGCCACCATCGGCGAAGTCGGCAACCTCGAGCACAACCAGCGCTCGCTCGGCAAGGCCGGACGCAGTCGCTGGCTCGGCAAACGCCCCCGCGTCCGCGGCATGGCCATGAACCCGGTCGACCATCCCAACGGCGGCGGCCAGGGCAAGTCCAAGGGCGGCGGCGGCCGCCAGCACCTCATGTCCCCCTGGGGCCAGCTCGCCAAAGGCTTCCCGACCCGCCGTCGCGCCAAGCCCTCGAACAGCCTCATCCTCACCCGCCACAACGGACGCCCGCCGCGCGGCAAGAAATAA
- the rpsS gene encoding 30S ribosomal protein S19, with amino-acid sequence MARSIKKGFFVDYHLLEKIEKAVKTNAKKPIQTWSRRSTITPDFIGHTFNVHNGKAFVAVYVTENMVGHKLGEFAPTRVFKAHGGMTRKEI; translated from the coding sequence ATGGCACGCTCCATCAAAAAAGGCTTCTTCGTCGATTACCACCTGCTCGAAAAAATCGAGAAGGCGGTCAAAACCAACGCCAAGAAACCCATCCAAACTTGGTCCCGCCGCTCGACCATCACGCCCGATTTCATCGGCCACACCTTCAATGTCCATAACGGCAAGGCCTTTGTCGCCGTTTATGTCACGGAAAACATGGTCGGCCACAAACTCGGCGAGTTCGCCCCCACCCGCGTCTTCAAGGCGCACGGCGGCATGACCCGCAAGGAAATCTAA
- the rplV gene encoding 50S ribosomal protein L22: MEVQAITRYARMSPKKMREVARTIQGRKAPEAVDLLGIIPRKSARLIAKTLKSAIANAENNANLSADSLVVKTAVIENGPVLKRFKAAAKGSAAPRRKKMSHIRIVLADGNN; this comes from the coding sequence ATGGAAGTACAAGCCATCACCCGTTACGCGCGCATGTCGCCCAAGAAAATGCGCGAAGTCGCCCGCACCATCCAGGGACGCAAAGCCCCCGAGGCGGTCGACCTCCTCGGCATCATCCCGCGCAAATCCGCGCGCCTCATCGCGAAGACGCTCAAGTCCGCCATCGCGAACGCCGAGAACAACGCCAACCTCTCCGCCGACTCGCTCGTCGTGAAGACCGCCGTCATCGAAAACGGCCCCGTCCTCAAGCGCTTCAAGGCCGCCGCCAAAGGTTCCGCCGCCCCGCGCCGGAAGAAAATGTCCCACATCCGCATCGTCCTCGCCGACGGCAACAACTAA
- the rpsC gene encoding 30S ribosomal protein S3: MGQKTNPVGFRLAVTRAWQSRWYANKRDFAKLLAEDQLIREKLMEKLKQASVPRIFIERASNRVRVKIYTARPGIVIGRKGQEIDKIKDDLAKLTGKEILLDIQEVKKPETEAQLVAENVALQLERRIAFRRAMKKAVEIAMTLGVEGIRIQCSGRLGGADIARREWQRKGRVPLHTLRENIDYGFSEAQTVYGKIGVKCWICKKDAETN, translated from the coding sequence ATGGGCCAAAAGACCAATCCCGTCGGTTTCCGCCTCGCCGTCACCCGCGCCTGGCAATCCCGCTGGTATGCCAACAAGCGCGACTTCGCCAAACTCCTCGCCGAGGACCAGCTCATCCGTGAGAAACTCATGGAGAAGCTCAAGCAGGCCTCCGTGCCGCGCATCTTCATCGAGCGCGCCTCCAATCGCGTCCGCGTCAAAATCTACACCGCCCGCCCCGGCATCGTCATCGGCCGCAAGGGACAGGAAATCGACAAAATCAAGGACGACCTCGCCAAGCTCACCGGCAAGGAAATCCTCCTCGACATCCAGGAAGTCAAGAAGCCCGAGACCGAGGCCCAGCTTGTCGCCGAGAATGTCGCCCTCCAGCTCGAACGCCGCATCGCCTTCCGCCGCGCCATGAAAAAGGCCGTCGAGATCGCCATGACCCTTGGCGTCGAAGGCATCCGCATCCAGTGTTCCGGCCGCCTCGGCGGCGCCGACATCGCCCGTCGCGAATGGCAGCGCAAAGGCCGCGTGCCGCTTCACACCCTCCGCGAAAACATCGACTACGGCTTCTCCGAGGCCCAGACCGTCTACGGCAAAATCGGCGTGAAATGCTGGATCTGCAAAAAAGACGCCGAAACCAACTAA
- the rplP gene encoding 50S ribosomal protein L16: MALAPARTKYRKAQKGSRKGNAKGGNTIAFGDFAIQSLTRGNMTGRQIEAARVAITRHLKRKGKLWIRIFPHKPITKKPAEVRQGQGKGPVEFYVAVIKPGAVLFELAGVSASIAKDAFRLADAKLPFRCRFIMREGVAA; encoded by the coding sequence ATGGCTCTCGCACCCGCACGCACCAAATACCGCAAAGCACAAAAAGGCTCCCGCAAGGGTAATGCCAAAGGCGGAAACACCATCGCATTCGGCGATTTCGCCATCCAGTCCCTCACCCGTGGCAACATGACCGGCCGCCAGATCGAGGCCGCCCGTGTCGCCATCACGCGCCACCTCAAGCGCAAGGGCAAACTCTGGATTCGCATCTTCCCCCACAAGCCCATCACCAAGAAACCCGCCGAGGTCCGCCAAGGCCAGGGCAAGGGCCCGGTCGAATTCTACGTCGCCGTCATCAAGCCTGGCGCCGTCCTCTTCGAACTCGCCGGCGTGTCCGCGTCCATCGCCAAGGACGCCTTCCGCCTCGCCGACGCCAAGCTGCCCTTCCGCTGCCGCTTCATCATGCGCGAAGGCGTCGCCGCCTAA
- the rpmC gene encoding 50S ribosomal protein L29: MTAKETRDLSVTELDTKIREAREQLIQLRLRKQTGQVEKTHTLRAIRKDVARMETIRAEKSRAAAKAA; the protein is encoded by the coding sequence ATGACCGCAAAAGAAACCCGCGACCTCTCCGTCACCGAACTCGACACCAAGATCCGCGAAGCCCGCGAGCAGCTCATCCAGCTCCGCCTTCGCAAACAAACCGGCCAGGTCGAGAAAACCCACACCCTCCGCGCCATCCGCAAGGACGTCGCGCGCATGGAAACCATCCGCGCCGAAAAATCCAGGGCCGCCGCCAAGGCCGCCTGA
- the rpsQ gene encoding 30S ribosomal protein S17: MSTTTRNKRKDLVGFVTSRSGDKSIKVTVPFKAPHPRYQKVINRKTVVHVHDEKNEANIGDRVEIMETRPISRLKRWRVVSVLERAVSVGAAITEADVAAQVPTKTKKAADAAAE, from the coding sequence ATGTCCACCACGACACGCAACAAACGCAAAGACCTCGTCGGCTTCGTCACCAGCCGCTCCGGTGACAAGTCCATCAAGGTCACCGTCCCCTTCAAGGCGCCGCACCCGCGCTACCAGAAAGTCATCAACCGGAAAACCGTCGTGCACGTCCACGACGAGAAAAACGAAGCCAACATCGGCGACAGAGTCGAGATCATGGAAACCCGCCCCATCAGCCGCCTCAAGCGCTGGCGCGTGGTCTCCGTCCTTGAGCGCGCTGTCTCCGTCGGCGCCGCCATCACCGAGGCCGACGTCGCCGCGCAGGTGCCCACCAAGACCAAGAAGGCCGCGGACGCCGCCGCCGAGTAA